The Pectobacterium wasabiae CFBP 3304 DNA segment GGAGATCTCCCGATGCAGTTGAATCAGCTCCTCCACCAGTTCACGGCATAGCATCGCGTTCATCAGGTGATCTTGCGCATGAACCAGAATCAGGTTGACCGGGATTTTTCCGCTGCCTTCATCGGCACCGATCAAAGCCGTCTGAATTTGATGGGCTTTGCGTGCCGCTACGGAAGCCGTGTTCAGCAATTCCTCAGCCTTGTCCCAGTCGTATTTTCTGGCCGCGCTCAGCGCCTCCATCGAGCTGGAGCGCGCCTCTCCCGCATAAATAATCAATTCCATCACTGTAGTTTCATCAAGAATGGTTTCATCGAGCATCACTCACGACCTCCTCTGCTGTACCAACTTCCTGTGCGATCAGTTGACGTTCATACATTTTGAAGAAGGGGTAATAAATTAAGGACGACACGATAATCAGCACCCCCACCAGCACCACCGCCCGCCAGTCCCACCCCGTAGACCAGGCTGCACCAATCGGGCCCGGCGTTGTCCAGGGGGCGAGAGAAATCACGCGATGCACCAAATCGGTTTTTAACGCGATATAGGCAAGGGTAGCGTTCACCAACGGCGCGGTAATAAACGGGATAAACATCAGCGGGTTCATCACGATAGGTGAACCAAAAATCACCGGTTCATTGATGTTGAACATGCTTGGCACCACGGCCAATTTGCCGATGGCGCGCAGATGGGCAGAACGGCTGCGCAGATAGAGAAAGACCAGCCCCATGGTCGCCCCCGATCCCCCCACCGTAATGAAGAACTGCCAGAAGGGTTCAATAAAAATTTTGGTGATCGGTGCACCCGCGTTAAACGCTTCCTGATTGATCCCTAAGTTGGTCAGCCAGAACGCCTGTAAAATACCGCCGACAATAACGGCACCGTGGATCCCGGCAAACCACAGCAGATGACAGAGCAGCACCGCGATCAGGATGGCGGGAAGCGAGTCGGATGCTGAGATAATCGGCGCAAACATCGCCATGATCGCCTGCGGTAACAGCATACCGAACTGACTCTGCATAAACAGGCTAAGCGGGAAAAGCGTCAGGAAGATGGCAAGAATCGGGATCAGTAAATCAAAAGACTGGCGGATTTTCGGCGGCACCTGCT contains these protein-coding regions:
- a CDS encoding PTS lactose/cellobiose transporter subunit IIA; protein product: MLDETILDETTVMELIIYAGEARSSSMEALSAARKYDWDKAEELLNTASVAARKAHQIQTALIGADEGSGKIPVNLILVHAQDHLMNAMLCRELVEELIQLHREISSLKQHVYPK
- a CDS encoding PTS cellobiose transporter subunit IIC; translated protein: MSKLTESLFSVIENRISPIAAKLSSQRHVVAIKDGFIASMPFLIVGSFMMLFAHPPFSPTSEWAFAQWWLGMVERHSEQIMMPYNMTMGIMAVYITSAIAYNLAQSYKMNGFMAASLALMSFMVVAAPQIDKSLPVGSLGGEGIFTAIIVAIYSTELMHFLQKHNIGIRLPEQVPPKIRQSFDLLIPILAIFLTLFPLSLFMQSQFGMLLPQAIMAMFAPIISASDSLPAILIAVLLCHLLWFAGIHGAVIVGGILQAFWLTNLGINQEAFNAGAPITKIFIEPFWQFFITVGGSGATMGLVFLYLRSRSAHLRAIGKLAVVPSMFNINEPVIFGSPIVMNPLMFIPFITAPLVNATLAYIALKTDLVHRVISLAPWTTPGPIGAAWSTGWDWRAVVLVGVLIIVSSLIYYPFFKMYERQLIAQEVGTAEEVVSDAR